One region of Coregonus clupeaformis isolate EN_2021a chromosome 31, ASM2061545v1, whole genome shotgun sequence genomic DNA includes:
- the LOC121547962 gene encoding cholesterol 25-hydroxylase-like protein: MLLQSLWDFILGYNACLRSPFFPVFFSLSVYLTFCLPFVVLDLLSPRLAWIRTFKIQQKSHVSWTMMWSCLAHSLYNHVVFLFPLTVLHWFWRPASFIAEAPGTLRLIWDVVACLLLFDFQYFIWHLLHHKVPWLYRTFHKVHHKHTSTFALTTEYSGAWETLSLGFFAGVNPLLLGCHPLTEMLFYVLNIWLSVEDHCGYDLPWSTHRLVPFGLYGGAPHHDLHHLKFKSNYAPYFTHWDRLFGTLHKHSD, from the coding sequence ATGCTTCTACAGAGCCTATGGGACTTTATACTGGGATATAATGCGTGTCTCAGATCACCTTTCTTCCCTGTATTTTTCTCCCTCAGTGTCTACCTCACCTTCTGCCTGCCCTTTGTGGTGCTGGACCTCCTCTCCCCCAGGCTGGCCTGGATCAGGACCTTTAAGATCCAGCAGAAGAGCCACGTCTCCTGGACTATGATGTGGAGCTGCCTGGCTCACTCCCTCTACAACCATGTGGTGTTCCTCTTCCCTCTCACTGTGCTGCACTGGTTCTGGAGACCAGCCAGTTTCATAGCCGAGGCCCCCGGAACGCTGCGCCTCATCTGGGATGTGGTCGCCTGCCTCCTGCTGTTTGACTTTCAATACTTCATCTGGCATCTGCTTCACCACAAGGTGCCCTGGCTGTACCGGACATTCCACAAGGTGCACCACAAGCACACATCCACCTTCGCCCTGACCACTGAGTACTCTGGGGCCTGGGAGACCCTGTCTCTGGGCTTCTTCGCTGGGGTCAACCCTCTGCTGCTGGGCTGCCACCCCTTGACTGAGATGCTCTTTTATGTTCTGAATATCTGGCTTTCTGTGGAGGACCACTGTGGCTATGACCTGCCCTGGTCCACGCATAGACTGGTGCCCTTTGGGCTCTACGGTGGAGCTCCACACCACGACCTGCACCATCTGAAGTTCAAGTCCAACTATGCTCCGTACTTCACACACTGGGACAGGCTTTTTGGGACATTGCACAAGCATTCAGACTGA